The Solanum pennellii chromosome 4, SPENNV200 genomic interval cattttattcgagATGTCGTAGAAAAGGGAGCTATCAAGGTTGAGAAGGTTATCACAGACGATAACGCTGCAGACATGTTGACCAAAATAGTCCCGCTTGCCAAGTTTGCACACTGCAAGGACTTGGCGGGAATATGATGCAACTCTAAGAGAACAACTGCTAGGTGGAGCTGGTATGTTCAACAAAggtttgattcttcttgtttcttacaaTGGGATTGCCCAGTAAGCTTAGAAGTTTTGGCCGGAGTTGTTTATACGCATGCTTGGAACACAAACCAAGGTGGagattgaaagagttggttttggttcttgtggaatcaaactaaatggaagatgaattaatatgaatatttggtaggaagataattagtacaaaatacaagtcaaagattgtatcttggtaggtgaaagttaggcaaaccataaaatggtttgctatcttaaccttgacaattttgacacatagtgatgtcatggatgacatcaataggatgaatttattcctataaataggtagctcttaattaattttcaaatcatcctttcacttgccttctcaccttctaaggcattgtgttctctctcttgtagtatttcacttatattccttttatagtgaaataaatatcggtgcagttgttctttggtggacgtaggatcattttgatccgaaccacattaaatattgttgttcttccttgttctttagtttcacgtttccgctaacaTCTGCTCTAAACTGCTAACCTGTAGGGTGCTGTTACACTTTAGGTGCATCATTAATTGGCATGGCCAAGTTACCTTATTGCCTTTTTCCATAGTTCCTTCAGTTCAATATAGAATTCCCTAAACTTAAGTTCGCTGCCAAATACCcgtttcattttaattttaaaagaatataccCCTCAATTGCTTGCTGGAAAATTATAACGTTTAGAAATCATGCAAACGATACAACCAAATCTAATGCAAGAAGATAATTAGTATAAATTGTAATTGCAGAAATTGTTACTCTAATTACTGATCTTAGTCTAATTATGTTAGAGATCAGGAGTAAGCTTCTGTAGATATTTGTTAGTTGCTTGTCGATATTTGTTAGTTGCTTGTCTTTGTCCATGAAGCCCTAAAGGTCAACACTACTGGATTACCCACCTAAGCTTTAGATAGGCTGTCATGGGTTTGAGCTTCCCTAACAAACAAAGCAAATATGGCCTGTTTCTGATTTTTGGAACTTGTTGAACAACTCGGATTGTGGTGTGGTTTCTGATTCTTGTTTTTATTGAATTCAGGTTATATAGAGGCTGGTTGGCCAACTTTAGGATCCATCAGGTCGTGGAGATTCAGTCAACCTACTGGATGTAAATGATTTTATGAGTCGATGTGCGCCATGTACCACTTCTGTTACACAGAAACTGGCAAGGCATAGGGACATACTTCATGAATTTACCCTGTGAACTTTCTGAAGtgggaaaaagaaaatatataatcacGACAAATATTCCTTTTCCATACAAAACACTGGAAGTTATTATCACTAAAAAAAGATAGCACCATCCGtacaaattttcaaaactaaTCCATCACAATTTTTACACACAACCTATGAATTCCTACAGTTTTCTGCTCGAACGGCTCCAAGGTAatggaaatattttttcaaaaagattctTCCCAATTTCAATCTCGGGCTCCTTCTTCACACCTCCGAAGCTGTTTAGACTGCTTTGAGCAAATCTAAACGGATGAAAAGTCGAAATCTCCGACTGTGTAAGCAACAACCCACTCTCGATCAAAGCTATACCATACATGGCTATAGCTAGTCTCTGCACATTCTCATcctacaaaacaaaaacaaaatattattgattcGAAATTTGAGTTTTACAATCATAAgaaaacacaatatatatatatatatatatatatatatattaccttTGGTTCATGCTGACAAAGATCCTTAATCATCAGATGCCCAGGGTTGATTTCGAGCACTCTTCTACCAGGCATCTGTGCCTGTGGCTCCCAATGTGGTAACATCTCCAAAAATGAAGTCAACCCGTACCTTGACTCCACCACAACACAAGGAGTGTCGAAAAGAAGATGGTTGATTTTTACATCAACATCAAGAAGCTTTGTCGACCATTTAACAAGTTCTCCAAATGACTTCTCGAGGTCTTCCTCGTGGAATTTGAATCCATCTCGGCATATATCATGGAATCTATTCCCCTTATAAGCCAACAGATGTTGGACCACATATGGATCTATATCATCTGTTAAGAGTATCACCTAAAAAACCAGAAAAGAAAGTCAGTTCGCCTCTGTGAAAAATATACTTGTATCAGATTTAAAAGGAATATAAATGATTGGGAAGTCTAGAGAGTGGCTAGTTTTTTTAGTGTTCTCAATCGGTTCACAGGACTACAAATTGGTGAAAATACACTCTGGTGGCTAGGGATCAATAAGGGCTCTCCTACAGGGTCGATGCAACATGTCATCTAATGAACCAGTCCAACATCCAGATTCATAATTGGCCATGGAAGCAAACATGGAAAGCCAAAATCCCATACGAAGTGTCTTTTTTTTGTGTAGTTATTAGCTAGAGAAGTTGTCCTCACAttggaaaattgtatatatgtttCCGTTTTGGATATAAAATACAGttacttttctaaaaaaaaaaaaaaaaaaactcgaaTAAATTATcgataaagaaaattttatacctCAAGATCTTTTTTCTTGATCATCTCAATAAAGGGCGACTTTTTCAACTGATTTTTGGTCGCTGTGAggtaatatattttgttttgacCGGATTGCATCCTTGACAAATATTCATCTAGGCTTATCAGCTCGCCTTTGGATTTTGTGCTGCACACATACACAAATGAAAAATCAGTCAATGTCTATAATTAAGGGTTATTAATACATGTTTGAACCTTATGCGATGTGAACTAAGTTTGATATATAAGTGTACAAAGGTAAAAGGGCAATGGCTTTATTGTAAATATGTGCACAACTATcaaaaacaacctctctacctcacCTTTGAGGTAGAGGTAAGGTCTCCGTACACTCTACTCTCCCCAAATCTCACTTGCAAGActacactaggtatgttgttgttgtgtacAACTACTTCATGTTATCCTGAACTAAATGACCTCTAAATTCTGATTGTCTTTAGATAATTTTGAAGTGTAgataaaacctttaaaaactGAAAAGTAGCAGGAACGGGGTTTCAAGAAAAGATGAGTCATGCGCCCTTTTCATCCACAAAACTACAAAGCTGAATAAACAGAAATTTTGATACTATAGACAGTAGGAAtattaaataaacatatataaattttgatacTATAGACAATAGGAAtattaaataaacatatataaattttgatacTAACTGATGATTTCATTGCGCACACACTTAGGATTTTTCCTAGTTCATTTATCTGCACTCAATACTCATAATACTAATATGGTAAAGCAGAGATACTAGTTGTTGGCATAATGATGCTAACAATTTTTATAGCTACCTTTGACACATTAGCCAAATTCTCCCATTTGCGACCTTCTCTTTCAATTGGAGGTTTCCCCTTTTGAACTACAACCTGCCACACCTGTTTGGGAACCTGCAATTTCTTCTCTACTTCCCCTTGTATCACCATTCCCCTTATCTTGATTCTGGTGTGTCCATACCGCAGACATTCGTTGCAGTATTTTGGCTTCCATTCATAGTATACATGTTGCTCCCACATTCCTGCGTTTGTCTCGATTTGAATCACCCCAGTGAATGGTCGTGAGACATCTAGTTTGATCAAAATTTTGGCATATGAAATcttaaaagattttgtagttTATTGATAAGTATGCACTACTCTACATACTGTACTAGCAACTTTAGTTAATGCCTCAACAGACCAATACTATACTGGAAACTTCACCCAGATAGGTATCAAGCTAAGAGTTTCCTTATCAAACTGGAAATCTAGCTCCCATTGTTTGAGAATGACAGGTTTATTGTTGTAATAGCATGGTAGAATATTAAGAACCCCTTCCTTGTAAGTCGCCAATTCAAA includes:
- the LOC107017069 gene encoding endoplasmin homolog; this translates as MQSGQNKIYYLTATKNQLKKSPFIEMIKKKDLEVILLTDDIDPYVVQHLLAYKGNRFHDICRDGFKFHEEDLEKSFGELVKWSTKLLDVDVKINHLLFDTPCVVVESRYGLTSFLEMLPHWEPQAQMPGRRVLEINPGHLMIKDLCQHEPKDENVQRLAIAMYGIALIESGLLLTQSEISTFHPFRFAQSSLNSFGGVKKEPEIEIGKNLFEKIFPLPWSRSSRKL